From Herbiconiux flava, one genomic window encodes:
- the scpB gene encoding SMC-Scp complex subunit ScpB, whose product MTTETGSSSPSEHSSLGAGVAATVHRTVAPSSSADVDRALEAIFMVADEPQSLVSLATALGRPVAVVRQGVERLVEDYDGRASGSVRRGFELREVAGGWRLYVRGEHDPLVRDFVMTQNPSRLSQAALETLAVIAYKQPISRGAVASIRAVNVDSVVRTLLSRGLITEVSTQAETGAILYGTTDMLLTQLGLNSLDELPKISPLLADGSEGFDDLQGVR is encoded by the coding sequence ATGACAACTGAGACCGGGAGTTCGAGCCCGAGCGAGCACAGCTCGCTCGGCGCTGGCGTCGCGGCGACGGTCCACCGGACCGTCGCTCCCAGCTCCAGCGCGGACGTCGACCGGGCGCTCGAGGCGATCTTCATGGTGGCCGACGAGCCGCAGAGCCTGGTGTCGCTCGCGACCGCGCTGGGCCGTCCGGTGGCGGTCGTGCGGCAGGGCGTCGAGCGGCTGGTCGAGGACTACGACGGCCGTGCATCCGGAAGCGTGCGCCGCGGTTTCGAGCTGCGGGAGGTCGCCGGGGGCTGGCGGCTCTACGTGCGCGGCGAGCACGACCCGCTGGTGAGGGACTTCGTGATGACCCAGAACCCCTCGCGGCTCTCGCAGGCCGCGCTCGAGACGCTCGCGGTGATCGCCTACAAGCAGCCGATCAGCCGCGGTGCCGTCGCGTCGATCCGCGCGGTGAACGTCGACTCGGTCGTGCGCACGCTGCTCAGCCGCGGGCTGATCACCGAGGTGTCCACCCAGGCCGAGACCGGAGCGATCCTCTACGGCACCACCGACATGCTGCTGACGCAGCTGGGCCTGAACTCGCTCGACGAGCTGCCCAAGATCTCGCCCTTGCTCGCCGACGGCAGCGAGGGCTTCGACGACCTTCAAGGAGTGCGATGA
- a CDS encoding pseudouridine synthase — protein MTPFEIPPWDADAEPQGVRLQKVMAAAGVASRRVSEQLIEAGRVEVNGQVVTELGRRIDPVTDLVAVDGMAVQLDPEKRYVMLNKPTGVVSSLQDERGRPDLRRWTDEFEERLFNVGRLDAETSGLLILTNDGDLAHVLAHPSFGVLKTYIAKVDGRVTPQTLATLTHGIDLEDGPIKADKARLLDVERDHSIVEVTLHSGRNHIVRRMLDAVGHPVVELVRRSFGPLNLGSLKAGAVRELTKAEVGKLLTLSREATGAAGADGGSAGGAGAGAAGSFDAADADEDGE, from the coding sequence ATGACCCCGTTCGAGATACCGCCGTGGGATGCCGATGCCGAGCCGCAGGGTGTGCGCCTGCAGAAGGTGATGGCCGCCGCCGGAGTGGCGTCGCGCCGCGTCTCCGAGCAGTTGATCGAGGCCGGTCGGGTCGAGGTCAACGGGCAGGTCGTGACCGAGCTCGGGCGCCGCATCGACCCCGTGACCGACCTCGTCGCCGTCGACGGGATGGCCGTGCAGCTCGACCCCGAGAAGCGCTACGTCATGCTCAACAAGCCGACCGGCGTGGTCAGCTCGCTGCAGGACGAGCGCGGCCGGCCCGACCTGCGCCGCTGGACCGACGAGTTCGAGGAGCGCCTGTTCAACGTCGGGCGGCTCGACGCCGAGACGAGCGGGCTGCTCATCCTGACCAACGACGGCGACCTGGCGCACGTGCTGGCGCACCCCTCGTTCGGCGTGCTCAAGACGTACATCGCGAAGGTCGACGGTCGCGTGACGCCGCAGACGCTCGCGACGCTGACCCACGGCATCGACCTCGAGGACGGGCCCATCAAGGCCGACAAGGCGCGGCTGCTCGACGTGGAGCGCGACCACTCGATCGTCGAGGTGACGCTGCACTCCGGGCGCAACCACATCGTGCGCCGGATGCTCGATGCCGTCGGTCACCCGGTGGTGGAGCTCGTGCGCCGCTCGTTCGGGCCGCTCAACCTGGGGTCGCTGAAGGCGGGGGCGGTGCGGGAGCTGACCAAGGCCGAGGTGGGGAAGCTGCTGACGCTGTCGCGGGAGGCGACGGGAGCGGCGGGTGCCGACGGCGGTTCCGCGGGTGGTGCCGGTGCTGGCGCTGCGGGCTCCTTCGACGCTGCGGATGCGGACGAGGACGGCGAATGA
- a CDS encoding prephenate dehydrogenase encodes MTGPESRLTGPVRVVGVGLLGTSIALGLRARGVDVILSDASPTNVRIAMDYGAGRSAGDADEPQLIVVCVPPDVTASVIVRELSAYPRSVVTDVASVKGPVLAAVRAAGADVTRYVGSHPLAGREKGGPMSGRADLFLGRPWVVAGHPDISYQTAAAVDDLVLDLGATLVEMTAEQHDSSVALVSHAPQLVSTLMARRLVAAPEAAVNLAGGGLRDVTRVASSDPGLWVQILGANAGATADVLRGVRDDLDEVLAALDAASADVDAAADGTPWRRALAETLAGGNAGVARIPGKHGQDRRYAQLVVMVDDAPGELARLLTELGEDGVNLEDLRLEHSPGAQIGLAEIAVLPETLDTVTSALAARGWRIAG; translated from the coding sequence ATGACGGGGCCCGAGAGCCGGCTGACGGGCCCCGTGCGGGTCGTCGGGGTCGGCCTCCTCGGCACGAGCATCGCGCTCGGGCTGCGCGCCCGCGGGGTCGACGTGATCCTGTCCGACGCCTCGCCCACCAACGTGCGGATCGCGATGGACTACGGAGCCGGGCGCTCGGCCGGGGACGCCGACGAACCGCAGCTGATCGTCGTCTGCGTTCCGCCCGACGTCACCGCCTCGGTGATCGTGCGCGAGCTCTCGGCGTACCCGCGGTCGGTCGTCACCGACGTCGCGAGCGTCAAGGGTCCGGTGCTCGCCGCGGTGCGCGCGGCGGGGGCGGACGTGACGCGGTACGTCGGGTCCCACCCGCTCGCCGGACGCGAGAAGGGCGGGCCGATGTCGGGCCGCGCCGATCTGTTCCTCGGGCGCCCGTGGGTCGTGGCCGGGCATCCGGACATCTCGTACCAGACCGCCGCGGCCGTCGACGACCTCGTGCTCGACCTCGGTGCGACGCTCGTCGAGATGACCGCCGAGCAGCACGACTCGAGCGTGGCACTCGTCTCGCACGCGCCTCAGCTGGTGTCGACGCTGATGGCGCGGCGCCTCGTCGCGGCACCCGAGGCGGCGGTGAACCTCGCCGGCGGCGGGCTGCGCGACGTGACCCGGGTGGCGTCGAGCGACCCGGGCCTGTGGGTGCAGATCCTCGGCGCCAACGCCGGGGCGACGGCCGACGTGCTGCGGGGGGTGCGCGACGACCTCGACGAGGTGCTGGCGGCGCTCGACGCGGCGTCGGCTGACGTCGATGCCGCGGCGGACGGAACCCCGTGGCGACGGGCGCTCGCCGAGACGCTCGCCGGCGGCAACGCCGGTGTCGCGCGCATCCCGGGCAAGCACGGCCAGGACCGCCGCTACGCCCAGCTCGTCGTCATGGTGGACGACGCCCCGGGCGAGCTCGCCCGCCTGCTGACCGAGCTCGGCGAGGACGGCGTGAACCTCGAAGACCTGAGACTCGAGCACTCGCCGGGCGCGCAGATCGGCCTCGCCGAGATCGCCGTGCTGCCCGAGACGCTCGACACCGTGACCAGCGCGCTCGCCGCGCGAGGATGGAGGATCGCCGGATGA
- the cmk gene encoding (d)CMP kinase, which produces MTGPTADTTADPHATVPVVVAIDGPAGSGKSSVSRATARALGFAYLDTGASYRALAWNLLDKRVDPSVPDAVVASLGDFDFAIGTDPDAYFVRVGATDVTEAIREPRVTGAVSAVARIPEVRSWLTERFRSIMRDTAFDGIVAEGRDITTVVAPDAPVRILLTADEEARMARRSKELTGESAAAVGEALRTRDQADSRVVDFMKAADGVTTVDSTHLDFEQTVSAVVGVVNDRVARTNETTPRH; this is translated from the coding sequence ATGACCGGACCCACTGCAGACACCACCGCCGACCCCCACGCCACCGTGCCGGTCGTCGTCGCGATCGACGGCCCCGCCGGCAGCGGCAAGTCGAGCGTGAGCCGGGCCACCGCCCGCGCCCTCGGTTTCGCCTACCTCGACACCGGCGCCAGCTACCGGGCCCTCGCCTGGAACCTGCTCGACAAGCGGGTCGACCCGTCGGTGCCGGATGCGGTGGTCGCCTCCCTGGGCGACTTCGACTTCGCGATCGGCACCGACCCCGACGCGTACTTCGTGCGGGTGGGTGCGACCGACGTGACCGAGGCGATCCGGGAGCCCCGGGTGACCGGTGCGGTGAGCGCCGTGGCGCGCATCCCCGAGGTGCGGAGCTGGCTGACCGAGCGGTTCCGGAGCATCATGCGGGACACCGCCTTCGACGGGATCGTCGCGGAGGGCCGGGACATCACGACGGTGGTGGCACCGGATGCGCCGGTGCGCATCCTGCTCACAGCCGACGAAGAGGCTAGAATGGCCAGGCGTTCGAAAGAACTGACCGGTGAATCGGCCGCCGCCGTGGGCGAGGCGCTCCGAACCCGCGATCAGGCCGACTCCCGCGTGGTCGACTTCATGAAGGCCGCCGATGGCGTGACGACCGTCGATTCCACCCACCTCGACTTCGAGCAGACCGTGTCCGCCGTCGTCGGCGTGGTGAACGACCGGGTCGCGCGGACGAACGAGACCACCCCACGACACTGA
- the der gene encoding ribosome biogenesis GTPase Der, giving the protein MADNQGPISGNDFDASEEFDAPADDLADRLAVVDEELAERRAETLRSGLADYELDEGDLDLLEFAEEFPDGMVAMPALPVLAIVGRPNVGKSALVNRVLGRREAVVEDKPGVTRDRVAYKAEWAGRRFTLVDTGGWEPDAAGINAAVAAQAEVAIDLADVVLFVVDSNVGATATDEHVVKLLRRANRPVFLAANKVDDARQEAQSSALWSLGLGEPYPVSALHGRGVADLLDLIMAKMPEVSAVAKQELGGPRRVAILGRPNVGKSSLLNKAAGEERVVVNELAGTTRDPVDEQIELGGKVWTFVDTAGIRKRVHLQQGADFYASLRTSAALEKAEVAVVVLDVTEPISTQDLRIIDLVLESGRALVLAFNKWDLLDDDRRRYLEREIEQDLHHVTWAPRVNISARTGRHLEKLVPALELALESWDTRVPTGKFNAFLAELTASHPHPVRGGKQPRILFGTQAASRPPTFVLFTTGFLDPGYRRYVQRRLREIYGFEGSPIVVNMRVREKRKR; this is encoded by the coding sequence ATGGCGGATAACCAGGGCCCCATCTCGGGCAACGATTTCGACGCGTCGGAGGAGTTCGACGCACCCGCCGACGACCTCGCCGACCGGCTCGCCGTCGTCGACGAGGAGCTCGCCGAGCGTCGCGCCGAGACGCTGCGCTCGGGCCTCGCCGACTACGAGCTCGACGAGGGCGACCTCGACCTGCTCGAGTTCGCCGAGGAGTTCCCCGACGGCATGGTCGCGATGCCGGCGCTGCCCGTGCTCGCCATCGTGGGCCGTCCGAACGTCGGCAAGTCGGCGCTCGTCAACCGCGTCCTGGGGCGCCGCGAGGCAGTCGTCGAGGACAAGCCGGGCGTCACCCGCGACCGCGTGGCCTATAAGGCCGAGTGGGCCGGGCGCCGGTTCACACTCGTCGACACCGGCGGCTGGGAGCCCGACGCGGCCGGCATCAACGCCGCCGTCGCCGCGCAGGCCGAGGTCGCCATCGACCTCGCCGACGTGGTGCTCTTCGTCGTCGACTCGAACGTGGGCGCCACCGCGACCGACGAGCACGTGGTCAAGCTGCTGCGCCGGGCCAACCGTCCGGTCTTCCTCGCCGCGAACAAGGTCGACGACGCGCGCCAGGAGGCGCAGAGCTCGGCGCTGTGGTCGCTCGGCCTCGGCGAGCCGTACCCGGTCTCGGCGCTGCACGGCCGCGGCGTCGCCGACCTGCTCGACCTGATCATGGCGAAGATGCCCGAGGTCTCGGCCGTCGCCAAGCAGGAGCTCGGCGGTCCGCGCCGCGTCGCCATCCTCGGCCGCCCGAACGTGGGCAAGAGCTCGCTGCTCAACAAGGCAGCCGGCGAGGAGCGCGTCGTCGTGAACGAGCTCGCGGGCACCACCCGCGACCCGGTCGACGAGCAGATCGAGCTCGGCGGCAAGGTGTGGACGTTCGTCGACACCGCCGGCATCAGGAAGCGCGTTCACCTGCAGCAGGGCGCCGACTTCTACGCGTCGCTGCGCACCTCCGCCGCGCTCGAGAAGGCCGAGGTCGCCGTCGTCGTGCTCGACGTGACCGAGCCCATCTCGACGCAGGACCTGCGCATCATCGACCTCGTGCTCGAGTCGGGCCGCGCGCTCGTGCTCGCGTTCAACAAGTGGGACCTCCTCGACGACGACCGCCGACGCTACCTCGAGCGCGAGATCGAGCAGGACCTGCACCACGTCACCTGGGCGCCCCGCGTCAACATCTCGGCGCGCACCGGTCGTCACCTCGAGAAGCTCGTGCCCGCGCTCGAGCTCGCGCTGGAGTCGTGGGACACGCGGGTTCCGACCGGCAAGTTCAACGCCTTCCTCGCCGAGCTCACGGCGTCGCACCCGCACCCCGTGCGAGGCGGCAAGCAGCCGCGCATCCTGTTCGGCACGCAGGCCGCGTCGCGCCCGCCGACCTTCGTGCTCTTCACGACCGGGTTCCTCGACCCGGGGTACCGGCGGTACGTGCAGCGCCGGCTGCGCGAGATCTACGGGTTCGAGGGCTCGCCGATCGTCGTCAACATGCGGGTGCGGGAGAAGCGGAAGCGGTAG
- a CDS encoding ROK family protein: MTTTAPAERPLALALAVDVGGTKAEAALVDADARLVPGTRFRAPTGSGSSREQIADAVSQVVRQATAALPTGAQLLGAGIGSAGPIDAERGTVSPLNLATFQRYPLRDLVAEASGLPDPVLRLDGLCILLAEHWAGALQGYRTAMGMIVSTGIGGGLLVEGRLVGGRTGNAGHVGQIQLHMHESEGRDHSVTLEGIAAGPRIVAWANAQGWEGSSGEELAESYRNGHPLARAAVERSANAIGEGIASVGALLDLEAVAIGGGFSRVTPDLFDLIRARITAMAPLDTIPGVKVLPSALSDEGPLIGAGGLVHRAELLP; this comes from the coding sequence GTGACCACCACCGCACCCGCCGAACGCCCCCTCGCCCTGGCCCTCGCCGTCGACGTCGGTGGCACCAAGGCCGAGGCCGCCCTGGTCGACGCCGACGCCCGCCTCGTCCCCGGCACCCGCTTCCGGGCCCCCACGGGCTCCGGCAGCAGCCGCGAGCAGATAGCGGATGCGGTGAGCCAGGTCGTCCGTCAGGCCACCGCCGCGCTCCCGACCGGGGCGCAGCTCCTCGGCGCGGGCATCGGCAGCGCCGGCCCCATCGACGCCGAGCGCGGGACCGTCTCCCCGCTGAACCTCGCCACCTTCCAGCGCTACCCCCTCCGCGACCTGGTCGCCGAGGCTTCAGGCCTGCCCGACCCGGTGCTCCGGCTCGACGGCCTTTGCATCCTGCTCGCCGAGCACTGGGCCGGCGCCCTGCAGGGCTACCGCACCGCGATGGGCATGATCGTCTCCACCGGTATCGGCGGAGGCCTCCTGGTCGAGGGGCGCCTGGTGGGCGGCCGAACGGGCAACGCCGGCCACGTGGGGCAGATCCAGCTGCACATGCACGAGTCCGAGGGGCGCGACCACTCCGTCACGCTCGAGGGCATCGCGGCGGGCCCCCGCATCGTGGCCTGGGCCAATGCGCAGGGCTGGGAGGGGTCGAGCGGCGAGGAGCTGGCGGAGAGCTACCGGAACGGGCATCCGCTCGCCCGCGCGGCCGTCGAACGGTCGGCGAACGCCATCGGCGAGGGCATCGCGTCGGTCGGCGCACTGCTCGACCTGGAGGCGGTCGCCATCGGCGGCGGGTTCTCGCGGGTCACGCCCGACCTGTTCGACCTCATCCGCGCACGCATCACCGCGATGGCGCCGCTCGACACCATCCCGGGCGTCAAGGTGCTGCCGTCGGCCCTCAGCGACGAGGGCCCGCTGATCGGCGCGGGCGGCCTGGTGCACCGCGCCGAGCTGCTCCCGTAG
- a CDS encoding TetR/AcrR family transcriptional regulator, producing the protein MPQSTALPATPSRRQGASVNPAEPRAARTHEALTTALFELLRQHDLTEISISELCRTAGVHRTTFYGHYADIFAFAADSFAHILDELGSVGEGTYDGYSPEAVTQVYADSIRRELGHIVDHRAAYRMMFGTRVDAGFRRELYQRALRRASLAIAVWQRHGYGTGIDTATAAAYIAGGSVGVLEAWAFSESVDTDAHTDAVMASWPAWCASSAPTEALIEKAG; encoded by the coding sequence ATGCCCCAGTCAACCGCCTTACCCGCGACTCCATCCCGACGCCAGGGCGCATCCGTCAACCCGGCCGAACCCCGAGCGGCCCGCACCCATGAAGCACTGACGACTGCCCTGTTCGAACTCCTCCGCCAGCACGATCTCACCGAGATCTCCATCTCCGAGCTCTGCCGTACGGCGGGCGTGCACCGCACCACCTTCTACGGCCACTACGCCGACATCTTCGCCTTCGCGGCCGACTCGTTCGCGCACATCCTCGACGAGCTCGGCAGCGTCGGCGAGGGCACCTACGACGGCTACTCCCCCGAAGCCGTCACCCAGGTGTACGCCGACTCCATCCGCCGCGAGCTCGGCCACATCGTCGACCACCGCGCGGCCTATCGCATGATGTTCGGCACCCGCGTCGACGCCGGCTTCCGCCGCGAGCTCTACCAGCGCGCCCTGCGCCGGGCCTCGCTCGCGATCGCGGTCTGGCAGCGCCACGGATACGGCACCGGCATCGACACCGCGACCGCCGCCGCGTACATCGCCGGCGGTTCGGTCGGCGTGCTCGAGGCCTGGGCGTTCAGCGAGTCCGTCGACACCGACGCCCACACCGACGCCGTCATGGCGTCCTGGCCGGCGTGGTGCGCCTCGTCCGCGCCCACCGAGGCCCTCATCGAGAAGGCCGGCTAG
- a CDS encoding PPOX class F420-dependent oxidoreductase, translating to MSDVIPPDYAELLEQANYGHLGTIRPDDTVQVNPMWYLRDGDTLRFTHTTKRAKYRNLQHNPSMSLSVIDPANPFRYLEVRGRLIAVEPDPTGAFYVVLGKRYGNPGQTPPPDSADRVVLVMSIESTTTQ from the coding sequence ATGAGCGACGTCATCCCTCCCGACTACGCCGAGCTGCTCGAGCAGGCGAACTACGGGCACCTCGGCACGATCCGGCCCGACGACACCGTGCAGGTGAACCCGATGTGGTACCTGCGCGACGGCGACACACTGCGCTTCACGCACACCACGAAGCGGGCGAAGTACCGCAACCTGCAGCACAATCCGTCGATGAGCCTGTCGGTGATCGACCCGGCGAACCCGTTCCGCTACCTCGAGGTGCGCGGCCGGTTGATCGCGGTCGAGCCCGACCCCACCGGCGCCTTCTACGTGGTGCTCGGCAAGCGCTACGGCAACCCTGGCCAGACGCCGCCGCCCGACTCGGCCGACCGCGTCGTGCTCGTCATGAGCATCGAGAGCACCACCACCCAGTAG
- a CDS encoding LacI family DNA-binding transcriptional regulator yields MPKPPTMKDVAAAAGVALKTVSRHVNGATNIDPALAARIAAAITELGYRHNLAAASIRPGRSAKVIGLVISDLANPYWSLLARSVERTLSANGYLLMTVSSEEDADRHRLLIDRLLAQRVDGLIVSPPRRDTTAWAAAAAPLLPVVAIDRPALSAPPPPAPVQDARATREDQPLSLAEPPAPSRTDDDLHTDADVDAMRRQHPPLVDTILADNAGGAQAATRELLRHGARRILFLGDSLELYTMRERHAGFLRALASAAPEGADFSVATAHTAAEAADVVTALLGTGRIDAVFAANNRASVGAVDAFTRVGARLPLIGFDDFEAATLVRPGVSVVAQDVALMGEAAAQAVLARLAGDTPPPATTTLPTRLILRGSELP; encoded by the coding sequence ATGCCCAAGCCGCCCACCATGAAGGACGTCGCGGCGGCCGCGGGCGTCGCCCTGAAGACCGTCTCGCGTCACGTCAACGGCGCCACGAACATCGACCCGGCCCTCGCGGCCCGCATCGCCGCCGCCATCACCGAGCTCGGCTACCGCCACAACCTCGCCGCCGCGAGCATCCGGCCCGGTCGCTCCGCCAAGGTCATCGGCCTCGTCATCTCCGACCTCGCGAACCCCTACTGGTCGCTCCTCGCCCGCTCGGTCGAACGCACTCTCAGTGCCAACGGCTACCTCCTCATGACGGTCAGCTCCGAGGAGGACGCCGACCGTCACCGCCTCCTCATCGACCGACTCCTCGCCCAGCGCGTCGACGGCCTCATCGTCTCCCCGCCCCGCCGCGACACCACCGCCTGGGCGGCCGCCGCGGCCCCCCTCCTCCCCGTCGTCGCGATCGACCGCCCCGCACTCTCCGCCCCGCCGCCCCCCGCACCGGTCCAGGATGCTCGCGCCACCCGCGAGGACCAACCCCTGTCCCTCGCCGAACCTCCGGCCCCCTCCCGCACTGACGACGACCTCCACACGGACGCGGACGTCGATGCGATGCGGCGACAGCACCCTCCCCTCGTCGACACGATCCTCGCCGACAACGCCGGAGGCGCCCAGGCCGCCACCCGCGAACTCCTCCGCCACGGAGCACGCCGCATCCTCTTCCTCGGCGACTCCCTCGAGCTCTACACGATGCGCGAGCGCCATGCCGGATTCCTCCGAGCCCTGGCGTCGGCCGCTCCCGAGGGCGCCGACTTCTCCGTCGCCACCGCGCACACCGCGGCCGAGGCGGCCGACGTGGTGACGGCCCTCCTCGGCACCGGACGCATCGACGCCGTCTTCGCCGCCAACAACCGCGCCTCCGTCGGCGCCGTCGACGCCTTCACCCGCGTCGGCGCCCGCCTCCCCCTCATCGGCTTCGACGACTTCGAGGCGGCCACCCTCGTGCGCCCCGGCGTCTCGGTCGTCGCGCAAGACGTGGCCCTGATGGGCGAAGCCGCCGCCCAGGCCGTCCTGGCACGCCTCGCGGGCGACACCCCGCCCCCGGCCACGACGACGCTCCCCACCCGCCTGATCCTCCGCGGCTCCGAGCTGCCGTAG
- a CDS encoding carbohydrate kinase family protein, whose amino-acid sequence MTPIVVAGHICLDLTPALGPGAALDPGRLIDVGPLRIGLGGCVANTGLALADLGADVSLHSTVGDDELGRIVADTIARRPGLTADLHVDRDHATSYSLVLEPEGHDRTFWHHTGANAVFTGEHLDVGDAPLLHLGYPPLLPALLADGGAPLEAVLSRARARGATTSLDLAVVDPASAVGAVDWPGILKRALAVTDVITPSLDDLTSALGPALGISPLPAARAAGLYADLLLSWGTAVVAISAGSEGLLLRTASASRLARGGRMLAPLARRWADASLRVRPLAVPRVATTNGAGDASTAGLLFALSRGSSPTLAAHLAAATAAAVIAGDRPTPATLTSLLPAAASLFAPGSQPAAPAPARSAARG is encoded by the coding sequence ATGACCCCGATCGTCGTCGCCGGCCACATCTGCCTCGACCTCACCCCCGCGCTCGGCCCCGGTGCCGCCCTCGACCCCGGGCGCCTGATCGACGTCGGGCCCCTCCGCATCGGCCTCGGCGGCTGCGTCGCCAACACCGGCCTCGCCCTGGCCGATCTCGGCGCCGACGTGTCCCTGCACTCCACCGTCGGCGACGACGAGCTCGGACGCATCGTCGCCGACACCATCGCCCGCCGCCCCGGCCTCACCGCCGACCTGCACGTCGACCGCGACCACGCCACGTCCTACTCTCTCGTGCTCGAGCCCGAGGGCCACGACCGCACCTTCTGGCACCACACCGGCGCGAACGCCGTCTTCACGGGCGAGCACCTCGACGTCGGAGACGCCCCGCTCCTCCACCTCGGCTACCCGCCGCTGCTGCCGGCGCTGCTCGCCGACGGCGGGGCTCCGCTCGAGGCCGTGTTGTCGCGCGCCCGCGCCCGGGGCGCCACGACGTCGCTCGACCTGGCGGTGGTCGACCCGGCGTCGGCGGTCGGCGCGGTGGACTGGCCGGGCATCCTGAAGCGCGCCCTCGCCGTGACCGACGTGATCACCCCGAGCCTCGACGACCTCACCTCGGCGCTCGGCCCGGCCCTCGGCATCTCGCCGCTGCCCGCCGCCCGCGCGGCCGGGCTCTACGCCGACCTGCTGCTGTCCTGGGGAACCGCGGTGGTCGCGATCTCGGCGGGCTCCGAGGGCCTGCTGCTGCGCACGGCCTCAGCCTCCCGCCTGGCCAGAGGGGGCCGGATGCTCGCCCCCCTCGCCCGCCGCTGGGCCGACGCCTCGCTGCGCGTGCGCCCCCTCGCCGTCCCCCGCGTCGCCACCACGAACGGGGCCGGCGACGCCTCGACGGCGGGCCTCCTCTTCGCCCTCTCCCGCGGATCCTCCCCCACCCTCGCCGCCCACCTCGCCGCAGCCACGGCGGCCGCCGTCATCGCGGGCGACCGCCCCACCCCCGCCACCCTCACGTCCCTCCTCCCGGCGGCGGCGTCCCTCTTCGCGCCGGGATCCCAACCGGCCGCTCCCGCGCCCGCACGCTCCGCGGCTCGCGGATGA
- a CDS encoding class I fructose-bisphosphate aldolase — MTLYRLNRLFNPRSGRALDVAVDHGFFGERSFITGIENMDQVVRTLVDAGPDAVQLTIGQARRLQSIPGKQKPGLVLRTDIANVYGNPLDPVLFSRHVPHAIEEAVRLDAVAVCVNLMELPGHPEVREANITSILELRREATKYGMPLMVEPLVMQDNSKAGGYMVDGDIEKIVTLVRQGVELGADLIKADPSDDLSEYGRVIEVAGDVPVLVRGGGRVDDRTLLERTVAVLAAGARGIVYGRNIVQHENPAGITAALLAVLHEGASVADGLGILAESAGRASVSEGDASDAGVSA; from the coding sequence ATGACGCTGTATCGCCTCAATCGCCTCTTCAATCCGCGCTCGGGCCGGGCCCTCGACGTGGCCGTCGACCACGGCTTCTTCGGGGAGCGCTCGTTCATCACGGGCATCGAGAACATGGATCAGGTCGTGCGCACCCTCGTCGACGCCGGCCCCGACGCGGTGCAGTTGACGATCGGGCAGGCGCGACGGCTGCAGAGCATCCCGGGCAAGCAGAAGCCGGGGCTGGTGCTGCGCACCGACATCGCGAACGTGTACGGCAACCCGCTCGACCCGGTGCTGTTCAGCCGGCACGTGCCGCACGCCATCGAGGAGGCCGTGCGGCTGGACGCCGTCGCGGTGTGCGTGAACCTGATGGAGCTGCCCGGGCATCCGGAGGTGCGCGAGGCGAACATCACCTCGATCCTCGAGCTGCGGCGCGAGGCAACCAAGTACGGCATGCCGCTGATGGTCGAGCCGCTCGTGATGCAGGACAACTCGAAGGCCGGCGGCTACATGGTCGACGGCGACATCGAGAAGATAGTGACGCTGGTGCGCCAGGGCGTCGAGCTCGGCGCCGACCTGATCAAGGCCGACCCGAGCGACGACCTGAGCGAGTACGGGCGGGTCATCGAGGTCGCGGGCGACGTTCCGGTGCTCGTGCGGGGCGGGGGGCGGGTGGATGACCGGACCCTCCTCGAGCGCACCGTCGCCGTGCTGGCGGCGGGGGCCCGCGGCATCGTCTACGGGCGGAACATCGTGCAGCACGAGAACCCGGCCGGCATCACGGCGGCGCTGCTCGCGGTGCTGCACGAGGGGGCCTCGGTGGCGGACGGGCTGGGTATCCTCGCGGAGTCGGCGGGGCGGGCATCCGTCAGCGAAGGCGATGCGAGCGACGCGGGGGTGTCGGCATGA